The segment AGTAGGTGAGCGGGTTTATGGTTTTAAAAATATGTATCCGAGTTTATATTTTTATTATATTTTTAAAAATTTATCAAAAAATGAAAAACTATATTTAAATTATCAAGTTGTTCAAGATGAAAAAGGTATTTTAATTTTTTTAATAGAACAAGAACTAGCGCCTAATAATGAAGAAAAATTAAAAAGTGAAATTGATAATTATTTTAATCTTGATGTAAGTTATACAATAAAACCAAATTCTAAATTAATTACATCAAAAGGGAAGTTGAAAAACTTTATATCTACTATAAATGAATAATCTAGTTTCAATAATTACACCAAGTTATAATTCATCAGAATTTATATCATTAACAATTTTCAGTGTTAAAGCACAAACATATCAAAATTGGGAAATGATAATTGTTGATGATCTTTCTACGGATAATAGTGTGGAAATTATTCAATCATTTATGGATAATGATAAGCGTATTAAGCTTCATAAACTTTCTGTAAATTCAGGAGCAGGTATTGCTAGAAATAAAGCGATAGATTTAGCAAAAGGTGATTTTATTGCTTTTTTAGATAGTGACGATTTATGGTTCCCAAATAAATTAGAACTTCAAATTAAATTTATGATTGATAACAATTATAATTTAACACATACTTCTTATAAAGTTATTAATGAACGAGGTGAAGATTTAAAAAAGACTATTTTTTGTGAATCTAAATTAGATTATCATCAAATGTTATCTTCAAATAAAATAGGATGTTTAACGGCAATTTATAATACAGCTATTTTAGGTAAGATTTATATGCCTGAAATAAGAAAAAGACAAGATTATGCTTTATGGCTTAAAATTTTAAAAATTGAAAGCTTTGCTTATGGGTTTCCAGATGCTTTAGCTAGTTATAGAGATAGAAGTAATTCGATATCTAATAATAAAATAGAAATGTTAAAATGGAATTGGAGTTTATATAAAGAAATTGAAAAATTATCTTATTTTAGGGCTACCTATTACACTGTCTGTAATATTATAAATAAATTGCTAAAATAATAATGTCAAAATCATATTACAACTTATCTGAAAGAAAAATTCTATTAAGAATAGTTGATGTTCTTATGTTGACAACGTCATTGTTTTTAGCTTCAAATTTTCTAAATTTTAATTATATAAGTTTTAATAATCAGTTTATCTCTTATTGGCTATTTCTACTTTATTTTTATTATTTAATCTTTGGTGAAATATTTCAATCATATAATTTAAATGTATCTAATAATAGGTATTTGGTCGTTAGAAGTATTATTCTAACAGCATTTTCAACAACTATATTTTATATTTTCACCCCATTTATATCGCCGATATTACCTACAAATAGGTTACAAATAATTTATTTTTTTCTACTACTTTCTTTGCCAATAATAATTTGGAGATTTATTTATATGTGGCTTATTTTTTCTCCAAAGTATTTTAAAAATGTTGTATTTATAGGTAGTTCAGAAAGAATAAAAAAAATAATTCATAAAATAAATAAAGATAATTATCATAATATAATAGCCTATATTTCAGATAAAGAAATAAATGGTATAACAGGTTTTAATGATATTTTAACTACAAAATTATCTTCTATTATTACTCCTAGTTATATTACAGAAGTTGTTGTTTCTAAAAGTGAATTATCATTAAGTACTATTAATTCTTTGAATAAAGAACTTATTTTATTGTTTAAACAAGGAGTTAATATTATTAGTTATGAAAATTTTTATGAAGAAGTAACATCTAGAGTACCAAAGGAATATTTAAGTCATAATTTTTACAAATATTTAAATTTCAGTAAAAGTAATAGTAGTAGGTTTTATCTTTTTGGTTTACGGTTTATTGATATCGTTGTTTCTCTTTTGGGGGTTTTAGTACTTATCGTTTTAATTCCATTTTTATTCATTGGAAATTTATTTGCTAACCGTGGTTCATTGTTTTATAATCAAGAAAGAGTGGGTAAAAATGGTAAAATTTTTAAGATTTATAAACTTAGATCCATGATAACTAATGCTGAAGTTAACGGTGCTATTTGGGCAAAAAAAAATGATACTAGAATTACATCTTTTGGTAAGTTTTTAAGAAATACCAGGTTAGATGAAACACCTCAATTTTTTAATATTTTAAAAGGTGAAATGAGTATTATAGGACCAAGACCAGAGAGACCCGAATTTGTAAAAGATTTAGAAGAAAAAATTCCATTTTATGCTATTAGAAACGTTATTAGACCTGGTTTAACAGGATGGGCTCAAGTTAATTACCCTTATGCAAATACAATTGAAGAGCAGGAAATTAAATTGCGATATGATTTGTATTATATAAAAGAAAGGAGTGCTTTTTTAGATTTCAAAATCTTAATAAAAACAATAACTACAGTCTTGTTATATAGAGGTCAGTAATCTATCTTTTTGACAAAAATAAATACCTTGTAAAGAGTAAAAATAATAATGGAATTATTGCTATTGGAAATTGTTGAACTTTAGTAAACCAAATAATTGGTATAATTATTATTAAAACAGATAGTACTTGAAAGTACTTTTTAATCCATTTGTACTTACTATCTTTAAGTAGTACAAAAGCAATAATTAAATTTGGTGCAAATGCCCATAAAAAATTATAATTATTTGGAGCTGTAGAGTGGGTTGAAAAAAACCATAAGAAAATAACAACACTCCCTATTAAGCCAGTAATAAAAAATAGTGCAAAATCTAACCATTTAGTTCTTTTACCTTTTTTAAAATCGTTATAAGTAATAAATAAACCTATAACAGCAAAAAGACTAAACATTAAAAAAGGATTAAATAACCTAATTTTCGGCTTATTTTCTTTATAATCTAAGAGTATATCTTCTCTTTTAATTAATTTTTTTGGTTGATTTTTTACAAATAATGAGGCTTCTTTAAACCCCAAATACACATAATCTGGCAAGTACATATATTCTAATGAAGTCGCTTTTTTATCTAGTTTAGTACCTGCAATTAAATTTATTCCAAAGCTTCCCCATGTATTCCAATAAATTTCTTTATCCATTAACGCTCTAAGAGTTAAGTTTTTTTCTAAAGAATCATTTTTAAAAACAACTTTATCGCCTAATATTAAAGAAGTAATATCTCGTAATTTTGTTGCGCAATTATCATAATATGGGTCATATAAATAATTAGCGTTTTGTGGGTTTGCATTATTTTCTAAAAACGTAAAATATTTTTGTTTTTCTTCTTGAGTTAAATCTAAAACTTGTTGTTTTAACCAGCGTTTATCTCTGTTGTAGCTTGCTATAAAATATTTGAAATCATAACGTGCTAAACTATATATTAGTTTCCCTTTTGCAAAATTTGTGTAAAAATTTGGAGCATTAAAATCAAACATTCCATAATTATAAATTAAATCTAAGTTTAAAACAGGATCTTTAATTCTAATTGCAGAATGACCAAAGGCTTCATACAATTCTGTTCCAGGACCAGCAGTAACAATGCTTACTTCAGAGTAAACAGAAAGTTGAAGCTGGGCTTTAATTGGGGTAATAAAAGAAATTAGAAAGAGTAAAAGAAGGTATTTTTTTATCATAAATACTAGGGTCTAAAAAAACTATAATCAAAAGTTATTGAAAAAATATTTGAATATAAAGCGTTACCAACACTACCAATATTTGTTAATGCGTAATCTACTTGAATACCATTATAATTAAAACCTACACCAAAATTTGGTTGTAATGAAAGAGATTTTGTATTATCAAACTGAGTTATATGCTGAAAATTACCAACACCAGCTCTTAGGTAAACAATCTCATCAAAATCTAATTGAAAACCAGCAGCTGGATCAATACTAACAGCATCCGAAGAAAAAATATCATTTGTTTTTGCAAATCGCATATTTAAATCTACTTCAGTTAATAGATTAAAAAAACGTCCTATTCGCCAATTTCTAGCAACTCCTATTTGTAATTTTGGTTTTGTAATTTCTGTTGTTTCTGGTAATTCTTGATTTTGTCCAGGAATAGCATCTTTAATTTTATTGAATTCATCTTCATTAATTGCCCAACTATTAAATGTTGTTGTAATGTCTCTTGCCATTAATCCAAATTTCCAATCATTTCTATCAAACTGAATTCCAACATCAAAACCAAAACCCCAAGAAGAAGCAAAATCTCCAATAATTCTTCTTACAATTTTTGCGTTTACTCCGAATTTTAAATCTTTAAAAATTAAATTTTTAGCATAGGCAACGTTAAAAGCATAATCAACAGATGAAAAAAGACTAATTCTATTAAAATCGATATTTCCTTGACTATCTATTAGCTCAGTTGTATTTAAGATATCATCAACCCCAAAACGTATAATTGAGATTCCAAGAGCACTTTCTGCATCAATAGGCATGGCAAAAGCAGCATGATTATAGTTTGCAATACCAGCAAAATAAGAAGCATGCATTAGTGAACCTTGGTAGTCTTTTATACCAATTAATCCTGCAGGGTTCCAGTAAATCGAATTTACTCCTTTACTTGTAGCAACAACAGATTTACTCATTCCTAAAGCTGCTGCATCTACGCCAATTGTTAAAAATTCATTTGAATAACTTCTAAATGCTTGGGCATTTAAAAGAATTGGAGAGATGAATAAAAAAAGTAAAATTTTATATTTCAAAAGGTGTAAAATTATTAATAACAAATATCTAAAAACATACTAAAATAACTGTTGTTTTCTTAAGATATTGTTTATAAAATATCAATCTGAATATTTTCTTTAATAAAACGTGAAATTCTGTTTTCTAGCCAAGTATTTTCTAAGGGTTTAAATGATGACATAAAACCAACATGACCACCATAATTAGGCATTTCTAGATGAAAGAATTTAGACTCTTTTGCTTCTTCAATTGGGTAACATTCTTCTGCTAAAAAGGTATCATCTTTTGCGTTAATTAAAAGTGTTGGTCTATCAATACTTAAAAGATAAGGTTTAGAGCTAGCTTTTTCCCAATAATCTTCTGGACTTTTAAAACCAAAAACAGGTGCAGTATATAAATATTCTAGGTGTTTAAATTTAGTAGCTTTAAATAATTGATCTTTATCTAAATTATATTCAGGAAATTTATGAGACTTCTCTAAAATTTTGTTTTTTAGAGTTTTAAAAAACATTTCTATATATAATTTATTTTTCAATTTGTCCATTTCTTTTTCCGAAGAAGCAATATCTACAGGAACTGAAATTGAAATTCCACCTTTTATTTTTGAAGACAAACGATCCTTATACTCACCTAAATATTTCAGTGTTAAATTTCCACCTAAACTAAATCCGATTATAATAATATTTTCATAGTCATAATTTTCTAATAAGTGGTTTATTACAAAACTAACATCTTCAGTTTTTCCACTATGATAAGTAGAAAGCAATAAATTATCTTCTCCACTACAACTTCTTAAATTAAAACACACGGTGTCTAATCCTTTAGAATTTAAGTGGTTGCATGTAGAGGTCATGTACTTAGATGCTGAGCTTCCTTCTAAACCATGAATTAATATGGCTAATGTTTTAGAACCGATTAAAGAGAAATCTAAATCTAAAAAATCATGATCCCAAGTTGTAATTCTTTTTCTCTGATAATTTGTAGTATCTTTCATAAAAAGTGGTCTGTACATTGTGTTAAAGTGACCATTTTTGAAAGGTAAAGTAGGAGAGAAATCTGAGTTAAATAAAGGCATATAAATATCTTATTGATACAAATATGATAAAAATTTAATGATTTAGAAAATTCATAAACATTGATTCCTTATTTTAGCTTTTTAATTAACTAATAAAATGAATATCAAAAAACACATTCCTAATTTATTAACGCTAGGAAACCTTTTAAGCGGAACAATTGCAACTATTTTTGCTGTAGAAGGAGATTTTGTTTTTGCAGGACTTTTTGTGGTTTTAGGTATAATTTTTGATTTTTTAGATGGATTTGTTGCACGAATATTAAAAGTTTCTGGAGAACTAGGAAAACAATTAGATTCTTTAGCAGATATGGTAACAAGTGGTGTTGTTCCAGGAATTATAATGTTTCAATTGTTAAAAAATAGAACGGAAGAAATTGGTGATTTTTCTAGTGATTTGAACTTACAACACTATCTACCATATTTGGGTTTACTATTAACTTTAGCAGCTTGTTACAGATTGGCAAAATTTAATATTGATACAAGGCAATCGGATTCTTTTATTGGTTTACCAACACCTGCAATGAGTTTGTTTGTTATTTCTTTGCCTTTAATTGTGGCGTACTCTAACTATTCTATAATTACAGATCTGGTACAGAATAATTATTTTTTAATTACTGTAACACTTATTCTAACTTATTTAATGAATGCGGAATTGCCTTTATTTTCTTTAAAATTTAAGGACTATAGTTTTAAAAACAACGTAATGAAATACTTTTTTTTAATAACAGCTATCGTTTTAATTATTATATTAAAATACATTTCAATTCCGTTAATAATTGTGTTTTATGTATTGCTATCAGTAATAAGTAATTATCAAGTTAAAAGAAAATTATGATTGAAGGACCAATTCCTGATAATGAAAATGAAAGAATTGAAGCTTTAAAACGATATCAGGTTTTAGATACTATATCAGAAAAAGAGTATGATGATATTACAAGAATAGCATCAGAAATTTGTGAAACTCCAATTGCTTTAGTTTCTTTAGTAGATACTAAAAGACAATGGTTTAAATCGCATCATGGATTAGATGCAACAGAAACGCCAAGAAATGTAGCATTCTGTGCTCATGCAATTAACACTCCAGATGAGTTATTTATTATTCCTGATACGAGTAAAGATGAACGTTTTAAGGATAATCCACTCTCAACAGGGAACCCAAATGTGATTTTTTATGCGGGTGCTCCTTTAAATACAAAAGAGGGTTTTTCTTTAGGAACTTTATGTGTTATAGATAATAAGCCAAGAACATTAACAGACGGTCAGAAAGAATCACTTAAATCGCTTTCAAGTCTAGTCATTAGTCAGTTTGAAACAAGACTAAGAAACAGGCAATTGTCTGAAGCAAATAATGAAAATTTAAGATTAAATAAGCAGCTAAGTGAATTTGCTTATAGGTTAACACATGACATCAAATCGGCAATAAGTGGCATAAAATTTCTTTCTGAAATAATAGTGGAAGATTATTCAGATAAATTAGATAATGAAGGAAAAACTTCACTTAATTTAATTTCTTCTAACAGTACTTATTTGTATTCTCTAGTTGAAGGAATATTGAATTTCACTACAGCTACAAATAAAGAAATAGTTTACGAAAACTTTAATCTAAAAGTAGTATTAGAAAATATTAAACATTTAAATAATTGGGAGAATAAATATGTAATTAATTATATTGATTGTGATATTTCTATAAAACAATCAAAAATAGGTTTTATTCAAATTTTTCAAAACTTGCTATCTAATAGCATAAAGTTTGTAGAAGTTGGTGAATCAATTATCTCTATTTCTTTAGAAATTGAATCTGATTTTTATAAAATATCTTATAAAAATAATAGCCCAGTAATAGAGGATAAATATCATAAAAAAGTATTTGAACTTTTTGAAACACTAGACAAGAAAAAAGGTGTAGGAATTGGTTTGTCTACTATAGGTTCAATTATAGAAAGACTAGGAGGAAGTATTAAAATAGTAAATTTAAAAGACGAAAATTTAGGAGTAGAATTTTGTATAAAAGTTCCTATAATTAAAGATTAAAAATATTTTTTCTTTTTTAGCTCAAAATCTTTACCTAAGTATACCTTTCTAACCATTTCATCTGCAGCTAATTCTTCTGGAGTTCCTTCTTTTAAGATACTTCCATTATACATTAAATAGGTTTTATCTGTAATAGCTAAAGTAGCTTGTACATCATGATCTGTAATTAAAATACCAATATTTCTGTCTTTTAAATGGGCTACAATACTTTGTATATCTTCAACAGCAATAGGATCTACACCTGCAAAAGGTTCATCTAATAAAATAAATTTTGGATCAGAAGCTAAACAACGTGCAATTTCTGTTCTTCTTCTTTCTCCACCAGATAATAAATCTCCTCTATTTTTACGAACATGACCTATATTAAACTCTTCAATTAAAGATTCTAGTTTAACCTTCTGTTCTTTTTTTGATAAATCTGTGAATTGTAAAACAGACATAATGTTTTCTTCTACAGATAGTTTTCTAAAAACAGATGCTTCTTGAGCCAAATAACCAATTCCTTTTTGCGCACGCTTGTACATGGCATCATCAGTAATTTCTTCTTCATTTAAGAAGATTTTACCAGCATTTGGTTTAATCATACCAACAATCATATAGAAAGATGTAGTTTTTCCAGCTCCATTTGGACCTAAAAGTCCAATAATTTCACCTTGCTTAACTTCCAAAGAAATGCCTTGTACAACTTTTCTGCTTCCATATATTTTTTGAATATTTTCTGCTCTTAATATCATTTATTACGTGTAACTGTTAAAATGGGTAATTGTTTATTTGTAATAGTCTAAAAGGGTAAAAGTAAAAATTTAAAATAGGTTACTTCTTAATTTGTTAACAAACTTGCTCATAATTATATGATTAATCAAACAAACGATTAAACCCTATTCTTCTAAAGCATCCCAAAATTCTACAGCTCTTCTTAAATGAGGAATTAAAATAGTTCCTCCAACTAAAGTAGCAATAGACATCGTTTCCATCATTTCTTCTTTCGTTACTCCATTTTTATGTGCCGTTTCTAAATGATATGCAATACAATCATCACAACGTAAAACTGCAGAAGCCACTAAACCTAGAAGCTCTTTTGTTTTACTAGGTAAATGACCTTCTGCAAATGCGTTAGTATCTAAATTAAATATTCTTTTTATAATTTTATTATCAGAAGATAAAATCTTATCGTTCATTTTCTGACGATAATCATTAAACTCTTGTGTTTTTTTGTTCATTTTTTTGTTGTTTTTTAATCACCATTTTCGATACTTTAATACTTATTTCATATAAAATAAGAATAGGAATTGCTACAATTATTTGACTTGCAATATCTGGTGGTGTTATAATAGCTGCTAATATTAATACAACTACTAATGAATGTTTTCTATATTTCTTTAAAAACTCAGGAGTAACTAATCCTATTTTTGTTAAAAAGAAAACTAAAACAGGCAATTCAAAAAGAATAGAAACTCCTAATAACATATTGGTAACTAAACCTATATGAGAGTCCATTGTAAAGTTATTCTGAATTAAATCTGTAATTTGATAATTATATAAAAAGTGAATTGAAATTGGTGCAATTACATAAAAACTAAACGCAATTCCGCAGAAAAATAAAAAGGAGGCTATAAAAATAAAACCTCTAGATTTATTAACTTCTTTTGATGTTAAACCAGGAGAAATAAACCTCCAGATTTCCCATAATAAGTAAGGGAATGAAATAATAATACCTAAAATTAACGAAGACCAAATAGCGTTCATTAATTGCTGAGTTGGTTTTAAACTAATAAGGTTATCTTTAAATTCTACATTACAGAATGTACTATCAAAGCCAAAAAAAGTAAAAAAATCGCAAAAAAACTGATAGGTAACAAAATCAGCTCTTCTATGTGCTAGTAAAAAGTTATCATAAACTTCTTTTTGAAATACAAATAATAAAATTGCGATGATAAAAATTGCTGCTGCACTTCTTACTAAGTGCCACCTTAATTCTTCTAGATGACCTAAAAAGGACATTTCGTTTTTTTGTTCTGCCATTAGAAAATTCCTTCTTTAATTAAATCATGTAAATGAACTACACCAACATATTTTTTAGCATCATCAACAACTAATATTTGAGTAATACTATTATTTTCTAAAGTGTCTAAAGCCTCAATAGCCATTGAATCTTGGTGTAATGTTTTTGGGTTTTTACCCATTATATCTTTTGCTGTAAAATGATTGATATCTGTTGTTTTATTTAGCATTCTTCTAATGTCTCCATCTGTAATAATACCAATTATTTTTTCATCTTTTAAAACAGCTGTAACTCCTAATCTTTTTTCAGAAATTTCTACAATTACCTTAACAATACTGTCATTTTCTTCAACTTTTGGTAATTGATTGTTTTTAATTAAATCTGAAGCCCTTAAATATAAACGCTTACCTAACGCTCCTCCCGGATGATATTTTGCAAAATCTTTACTTGAAAATCCTTTTAAATCCAACAAACAAACAGCTAAAGCATCTCCCATAACAAGTTGTGCTGTTGTACTTGTTGTTGGCGCTAAATTATTAGGACAAGCTTCTTTTTCTACAAAAGTGTTTAAAGGAAAATCAGCATTCTTTCCTAAAAAAGAGTCTATATTTCCTGTAATTGCAATAATTTTATTTCCGTAGTTTTTAATTAACGGAACTAAAACTTTAATTTCTGGTGTGTTACCACTTTTAGAAATACAGATTACTACATCTTCTTTTTGAACATTTCCTAAATCTCCATGAATTGCGTCTGCAGCATGCATAAAAATAGCGGGAGTTCCTGTAGAGTTAAAAGTAGCTACTATCTTAGTAGCTATATTTGCACTTTTTCCAATTCCAGTAACAATTACTCTTCCGTTAGAATTTAATATGAATTTAATTGCGTTTTCAAAATTAACATCAATTAAATTAGCTAAATTAGCAATAGCGTTGCTTTCTATTAAAATAGTTTTTTTGGCAGTATCAATAATTGTGTTGTAATTTTTCAAGTTTTAGTATTTTATCAGAATAAAAAAAAGTTATATCTTTATATGTAGAAACAAGGCAAATTTACTACAAAAAATAGTTACATCAAACATATAAAGATGTTTGTAATTTATTTTTTTAATGTTAAACAAATATTATTATATAAATGGATTTACATAGTCCTCTAAAAAAGTTTTTTGGTTTTAATAAATTTAAAGGCTTACAAGAGCAAGTAATTGAAAGTATTTCGAATAATGAGAATACTTTTGTAATAATGCCAACTGGTGGAGGAAAATCTCTTTGTTACCAATTACCCGCATTAATGAAAGAGGGAACAGCAATTGTTGTTTCTCCTTTAATTGCCTTGATGAAAAATCAGGTTGATGCAATTAGAGGTATTTCTGAGCATCATGGTATTGCACACGTTTTAAATTCTTCATTAAATAAAACGGATGTAAATCAAGTTAAAGAAGATATTGCTAACGGAATTACAAAATTATTATACGTAGCACCAGAATCTCTAATAAAAGAAGAATATGTGACTTTTTTAAGAACACAGAAAATTTCTTTTGTTGCTATTGATGAAGCGCATTGTATCTCTGAATGGGGACATGATTTTAGACCTGAATATAGAAATTTAAAAAACATTATAAAAGCCATAGATAATGTTCCTGTAATTTGTTTAACGGCAACTGCTACAGAAAAGGTACAAGAAGACATCTTAAAAACTTTAGGAATTACAGATGCAAATAGGTTTAAAGCTTCTTTTAATAGGCCAAATTTATTTTATGAAGTAAGACCAAAAACAAAAGATGTAGAAAAAGATATTATTCGTTTTGTAAAACAAAGAATGGGTAAATCTGGAATTATCTATTGTTTAAGTAGAAAGAAAGTAGAAGAAGTTGCCCAGATTTTACAGGTAAATGGTATTAAAGCGGTTCCTTATCATGCAGGTTTAGATGCAAAAACACGTGTAAAACATCAAGATATGTTTTTGATGGAAGATACAGATGTTGTAGTTGCAACCATTGCTTTTGGAATGGGAATTGATAAACCAGATGTTCGTTTTGTAATTCACCATGATATTCCTAAAAGTTTAGAAAGTTATTACCAAGAAACCGGTAGAGCAGGACGTGATGATGGAGAAGGGTATTGTTTAGCTTTTTATGCCTACAAAGACATAGAAAAGTTAGAAAAATTTATGGCAAGTAAGCCTATTGCAGAACAAGAAATAGGACATGCACTATTACAGGAAGTTGTTGGTTATGCAGAAACTTCAATGAATAGGCGTAAATATCTTTTACATTATTTTGGTGAAGAGTATGATGCAATAAATGGATTAGGTGCAGATATGAATGATAATTCTAGAAACCCTAAGGTAAAGAACGAAGCAAAAGATGATGTTGTAAAAATATTATCTGTAATTAAGAGTACATTACAACAATACAAATCTAAAGAAGTAGTTAATACAATTATTGGTAGAGAAAACGCACTTTTAACTTCTCATAAAACACATTTACAACCTCATTTTGGTATTGGTAAAGACAAACCTGCTGCTTATTGGATGGCATTAATTCGTCAGATTTTGGTTGTTAATTTTATCAGAAAAGAAATTGAACAATATGGTGTTTTAAAACTGACAGAAATTGGTCAAAATTTTAGAGAAAAACCTTCATCATTTATGATGACAGAAGATCACTCTTATACTCAAGAAATTGATAATTCTATTATTACAAATGCCAAATCCTCTGGTGGTGCAGCCGATGAGAAATTAGTTATACTATTAAAAGACTTGCGTAAAAAAGTAGCTATTAAAGCAGGAGTTCCTCCTTTTGCTGTTTTTCAAGATCCATCTTTAGATGATATGGCATTAAAATATCCGATTAATTTAGATGAACTTTCTAAAGTTCATGGAGTAGGAGAAGGTAAAGCACGTAAATTTGGTAAGGATTTTGTAAAACTTATCACAGATTATGTTGATGAAAATGATATTTTAAGACCAGATGATTTAATTGTTAAGAGCACAGGTGTAAACTCAGGCTTAAAATTATATATTATTCAGAATACTGATAGAAAATTACCTTTAATTGATATATCTAAATCTAAAGGGTTGGAAATGAGTGATTTAATTAAGGAAATGGAAGCTATTATTTTTTCTGGAACAAAATTAAATATAGATTATTCTATAGATGATTTGTTAGATGAAGACCAGCAAGAAGAAATTCATGATTATTTTATGGAAGCTGATACAGATAAAATTCAAGATGCTTTAGATGAATTTGATGGTGATTATGATGAGGAGGAACTCCGATTAATGCGTATTAAATTTATAAATGAAGTAGGAAATTAAACTTTATCTTATATCATCACTTAATTCAAACCTATAATCTCCAAATAATGCTTTTTTATTGTTTATAATGAGTGTGGTTATATAACTTAGATCATTATTTTAAATATC is part of the Polaribacter sp. SA4-10 genome and harbors:
- the lptB gene encoding LPS export ABC transporter ATP-binding protein, with translation MILRAENIQKIYGSRKVVQGISLEVKQGEIIGLLGPNGAGKTTSFYMIVGMIKPNAGKIFLNEEEITDDAMYKRAQKGIGYLAQEASVFRKLSVEENIMSVLQFTDLSKKEQKVKLESLIEEFNIGHVRKNRGDLLSGGERRRTEIARCLASDPKFILLDEPFAGVDPIAVEDIQSIVAHLKDRNIGILITDHDVQATLAITDKTYLMYNGSILKEGTPEELAADEMVRKVYLGKDFELKKKKYF
- a CDS encoding carboxymuconolactone decarboxylase family protein produces the protein MNKKTQEFNDYRQKMNDKILSSDNKIIKRIFNLDTNAFAEGHLPSKTKELLGLVASAVLRCDDCIAYHLETAHKNGVTKEEMMETMSIATLVGGTILIPHLRRAVEFWDALEE
- a CDS encoding SIS domain-containing protein; protein product: MKNYNTIIDTAKKTILIESNAIANLANLIDVNFENAIKFILNSNGRVIVTGIGKSANIATKIVATFNSTGTPAIFMHAADAIHGDLGNVQKEDVVICISKSGNTPEIKVLVPLIKNYGNKIIAITGNIDSFLGKNADFPLNTFVEKEACPNNLAPTTSTTAQLVMGDALAVCLLDLKGFSSKDFAKYHPGGALGKRLYLRASDLIKNNQLPKVEENDSIVKVIVEISEKRLGVTAVLKDEKIIGIITDGDIRRMLNKTTDINHFTAKDIMGKNPKTLHQDSMAIEALDTLENNSITQILVVDDAKKYVGVVHLHDLIKEGIF
- a CDS encoding RecQ family ATP-dependent DNA helicase, giving the protein MDLHSPLKKFFGFNKFKGLQEQVIESISNNENTFVIMPTGGGKSLCYQLPALMKEGTAIVVSPLIALMKNQVDAIRGISEHHGIAHVLNSSLNKTDVNQVKEDIANGITKLLYVAPESLIKEEYVTFLRTQKISFVAIDEAHCISEWGHDFRPEYRNLKNIIKAIDNVPVICLTATATEKVQEDILKTLGITDANRFKASFNRPNLFYEVRPKTKDVEKDIIRFVKQRMGKSGIIYCLSRKKVEEVAQILQVNGIKAVPYHAGLDAKTRVKHQDMFLMEDTDVVVATIAFGMGIDKPDVRFVIHHDIPKSLESYYQETGRAGRDDGEGYCLAFYAYKDIEKLEKFMASKPIAEQEIGHALLQEVVGYAETSMNRRKYLLHYFGEEYDAINGLGADMNDNSRNPKVKNEAKDDVVKILSVIKSTLQQYKSKEVVNTIIGRENALLTSHKTHLQPHFGIGKDKPAAYWMALIRQILVVNFIRKEIEQYGVLKLTEIGQNFREKPSSFMMTEDHSYTQEIDNSIITNAKSSGGAADEKLVILLKDLRKKVAIKAGVPPFAVFQDPSLDDMALKYPINLDELSKVHGVGEGKARKFGKDFVKLITDYVDENDILRPDDLIVKSTGVNSGLKLYIIQNTDRKLPLIDISKSKGLEMSDLIKEMEAIIFSGTKLNIDYSIDDLLDEDQQEEIHDYFMEADTDKIQDALDEFDGDYDEEELRLMRIKFINEVGN
- the tatC gene encoding twin-arginine translocase subunit TatC, translating into MAEQKNEMSFLGHLEELRWHLVRSAAAIFIIAILLFVFQKEVYDNFLLAHRRADFVTYQFFCDFFTFFGFDSTFCNVEFKDNLISLKPTQQLMNAIWSSLILGIIISFPYLLWEIWRFISPGLTSKEVNKSRGFIFIASFLFFCGIAFSFYVIAPISIHFLYNYQITDLIQNNFTMDSHIGLVTNMLLGVSILFELPVLVFFLTKIGLVTPEFLKKYRKHSLVVVLILAAIITPPDIASQIIVAIPILILYEISIKVSKMVIKKQQKNEQKNTRV